One Methylomarinovum tepidoasis DNA window includes the following coding sequences:
- a CDS encoding YrrC family ATP-dependent DNA helicase has protein sequence MIRRRDIESAQSGLGKKEQELKSHVTGTVERITFHSEESGFCILRVKVRALEFVDADRITRASSPVSPPCTSAVLPFGHQSCNGTI, from the coding sequence CTGATTCGGCGGCGGGATATCGAGTCTGCCCAGTCCGGACTGGGCAAGAAAGAACAAGAACTTAAATCCCACGTCACCGGCACCGTCGAGCGGATTACCTTCCACAGCGAGGAGAGCGGCTTCTGCATCCTGCGGGTCAAGGTCCGCGCCCTGGAATTTGTGGATGCTGATCGCATAACCAGGGCCAGCTCGCCGGTGTCGCCGCCGTGCACATCCGCTGTATTGCCATTTGGGCATCAATCTTGTAACGGCACTATTTAG